In the genome of Pelotomaculum isophthalicicum JI, one region contains:
- the fmt gene encoding methionyl-tRNA formyltransferase: MRVVFMGTPDFAVPSLKALVDAGHDVRAVVTQPDRPKGRGKKYAPPPVKEIALSLNLPVIQPVQIKDPDFIDLLRGYSPEVIVVVAYGRILPPAILLLPEHGCVNVHASLLPKYRGAAPIHRAVINGEKITGVTTMFIDEGLDTGDMILREKVPIFMEDTVGDVHDRLSAVGARLLVETMDMIGQGRAPRIPQTGESSYAPVLTGADELIIWEKPAQDIYNLIRGMNPWPGARTYLGGKMLKIWRATILDEEQLLARPGRVMGTARDGILVGTGKGLLVINELQMQGAKRMSAADFLRGTPAPLGVILSNVPEKETVCGDSGNV, from the coding sequence ATGCGCGTAGTATTTATGGGAACGCCGGATTTCGCGGTGCCTTCTTTAAAGGCGCTGGTTGATGCCGGCCACGACGTGCGGGCTGTCGTGACTCAGCCTGACAGGCCGAAAGGCAGAGGTAAAAAATATGCGCCGCCGCCGGTAAAGGAGATTGCCCTGAGTTTAAACCTGCCCGTAATTCAGCCGGTTCAGATAAAAGATCCGGATTTTATCGATTTATTGCGGGGTTATTCGCCGGAAGTCATCGTGGTTGTGGCTTATGGGCGGATCCTGCCCCCGGCTATTCTTTTGCTGCCTGAGCATGGCTGTGTTAATGTCCACGCTTCCTTGTTGCCGAAGTACCGGGGCGCCGCGCCTATTCACCGGGCGGTGATCAACGGTGAAAAGATAACCGGGGTTACCACCATGTTTATTGATGAGGGGCTTGACACGGGGGATATGATTCTTAGGGAAAAGGTTCCTATTTTTATGGAAGATACCGTCGGTGACGTGCACGACCGCCTGTCCGCCGTGGGCGCGCGCCTGTTGGTCGAGACGATGGACATGATTGGACAGGGACGGGCGCCCAGAATACCTCAAACGGGCGAATCGTCTTACGCGCCGGTGCTCACCGGTGCGGACGAATTAATCATCTGGGAAAAGCCGGCGCAGGATATCTATAACCTGATCAGGGGCATGAACCCGTGGCCTGGCGCGCGTACCTACCTGGGAGGGAAAATGCTGAAAATCTGGCGCGCCACTATACTCGATGAGGAGCAATTGTTGGCCCGTCCCGGGAGAGTGATGGGAACCGCGCGGGACGGTATTTTAGTGGGAACGGGTAAAGGTTTACTGGTTATTAACGAACTTCAGATGCAGGGAGCGAAGCGCATGAGCGCCGCTGACTTTTTAAGAGGAACAC
- the def gene encoding peptide deformylase translates to MAIYKIVELGNKILRERAKAVPKITSNILKLLDNMADTLYSEKGVGLAAPQVGVAKRVVVIDAGEGLVELINPEIIKFEGQETDTEGCLSIPGTVGDVTRAAAVEVKCQDRHGKEQIIQASNLFARVLQHEIDHLDGVLFIDRAKKVWKVKN, encoded by the coding sequence TTGGCAATATATAAAATAGTGGAGTTGGGGAATAAAATCTTGAGAGAGCGCGCCAAAGCGGTGCCGAAAATAACCTCAAATATTTTAAAGCTACTTGATAATATGGCTGATACTTTGTATAGCGAAAAAGGTGTCGGTCTGGCGGCGCCGCAAGTAGGGGTAGCGAAAAGGGTAGTAGTTATAGATGCCGGTGAAGGTTTGGTTGAACTTATTAACCCTGAAATAATCAAATTTGAGGGACAAGAAACCGACACCGAAGGATGCTTGAGTATTCCGGGCACTGTGGGAGATGTTACGCGGGCTGCCGCTGTTGAGGTAAAATGTCAGGACCGCCATGGCAAGGAACAAATTATTCAAGCAAGTAATTTGTTTGCCAGGGTACTGCAGCACGAAATAGATCACCTGGACGGTGTTTTGTTCATCGACCGGGCGAAAAAGGTATGGAAAGTAAAGAATTAA
- the priA gene encoding replication restart helicase PriA yields MKKIGAFAEVIVALNTRSTDRVFHYAVPAALQDKVEVGIRVLVPFNNRSLAGYVTGFGFPENTVNIKEIAGVLDAEPVFTPELLELARWMAENYLCSTAEALQRILSPRLLVKGQRVVKQVHPAIQAKDLESALNSLSRAPKQAALLKKAMINPGLTRKELAVAEGVSASVVDTLVEKGLLVISPENSPRRLVRVAQTSVDSNGLVLNDGQKETLDQVARDIRQGMFKVFLLHGITGSGKTEVYMQAISITLGTGRQAVVLVPEISLTPQMVDMFRRRFGGQVAVLHSALSGGERYDEWRRIKEGEASVVLGTRSAIFAPLPRPGLFVIDEEHESSYKQDDHLRYHAREVAIKRAQIAGAVVLLGSATPSLESQLKASAGGPYQLLKLTDRIDGRPLPLARVVDMRLEMKGGNSGIFSRTLVAAVNKRLDKGEQVLLFLNRRGYATFIICRECGLVLKCPRCDISLIYHRDGRLRCHYCNYTVRAPDLCPSCGSQSIKHFGAGTQKVEEEARQFFPEARLLRMDSDSTARKGSHSKIINAFRDRQVDILIGTQMIAKGLDFPGVTLVGVINADTTLHMPDFRAAERTFQLLTQVAGRAGRGELPGEAIIQTYNPDHYSITAAAAHDCDRFYLSEMPVRRSLGYPPFSHLARLLFTHEDEEEVKKGAGQAKETLKNILAGSGKNISVLGPAPAPLSKIKDRYRWQLVIKASRRDLLRDVIRESLSSLEKGPSSIRPVVNVDINPQGMM; encoded by the coding sequence ATGAAGAAAATTGGAGCTTTTGCTGAGGTGATTGTCGCGCTAAATACCCGGAGTACTGACCGGGTTTTTCACTATGCTGTCCCAGCCGCTCTTCAGGATAAAGTTGAAGTAGGTATTAGAGTACTGGTGCCTTTCAATAACAGAAGCCTGGCCGGTTACGTAACCGGATTCGGCTTTCCGGAAAATACGGTAAACATTAAAGAAATCGCCGGGGTACTGGACGCTGAGCCGGTATTTACGCCGGAATTATTGGAACTGGCCCGTTGGATGGCGGAGAATTATCTCTGCAGTACGGCGGAAGCGCTTCAACGGATCTTGTCACCCCGGTTGCTGGTAAAAGGACAACGTGTGGTGAAACAAGTCCACCCGGCTATTCAGGCGAAAGATCTTGAAAGCGCGTTGAATTCACTGAGCCGGGCTCCGAAGCAGGCTGCCTTATTAAAAAAAGCGATGATTAATCCGGGGTTGACCCGCAAGGAACTGGCCGTGGCAGAGGGGGTTTCAGCTTCAGTAGTTGACACGCTAGTTGAAAAAGGCTTGCTGGTGATATCGCCGGAGAATTCGCCGCGCAGGCTGGTGCGGGTAGCGCAGACTTCAGTTGATTCTAACGGTCTCGTTCTCAACGACGGACAGAAAGAAACTTTGGATCAAGTCGCGCGGGATATCCGGCAGGGCATGTTTAAAGTCTTTTTATTGCATGGTATAACCGGCAGCGGTAAAACCGAAGTTTATATGCAGGCAATTTCGATAACCCTGGGAACAGGCCGCCAGGCGGTTGTTCTGGTTCCTGAGATATCACTGACACCTCAAATGGTAGATATGTTTCGCCGGCGGTTCGGCGGGCAAGTAGCCGTTTTACATAGTGCGCTTTCAGGCGGGGAAAGATATGACGAATGGCGGAGGATCAAGGAAGGCGAGGCCTCCGTGGTGCTGGGAACCCGCTCGGCAATTTTTGCCCCGCTGCCCAGGCCGGGGCTGTTTGTAATAGATGAAGAACATGAATCATCTTATAAGCAAGACGACCACCTGCGCTACCATGCCAGGGAGGTTGCGATAAAAAGAGCCCAAATCGCAGGAGCGGTGGTATTGCTGGGCAGTGCCACACCCTCTCTGGAATCGCAGCTAAAAGCATCCGCGGGTGGACCATATCAGTTGTTAAAACTAACAGACAGAATTGACGGGCGTCCTTTGCCGTTGGCGCGGGTTGTGGATATGCGTCTGGAAATGAAAGGTGGAAACAGCGGTATTTTTAGCAGAACGCTTGTCGCCGCGGTAAACAAGCGCCTGGATAAAGGTGAGCAGGTGCTGCTATTTTTGAATAGACGTGGTTACGCGACCTTTATTATTTGCCGTGAATGCGGTCTGGTTCTAAAATGTCCGAGGTGCGACATATCCCTCATCTACCACCGGGACGGCCGCTTAAGGTGCCATTACTGTAATTATACCGTCAGAGCGCCTGATTTGTGCCCCAGTTGCGGCAGCCAAAGCATCAAGCATTTTGGAGCAGGCACCCAAAAGGTGGAAGAAGAGGCGCGCCAGTTCTTCCCGGAGGCGCGGCTCCTCCGGATGGATAGTGATTCAACTGCGCGCAAAGGGTCACATTCAAAAATAATCAACGCTTTTCGCGACAGGCAGGTTGATATTTTGATCGGCACTCAGATGATCGCAAAGGGCCTGGATTTTCCAGGTGTGACCCTGGTAGGGGTGATAAATGCCGATACAACCCTGCATATGCCTGATTTCCGGGCTGCCGAGCGTACTTTTCAGTTGTTGACTCAAGTGGCCGGCAGGGCCGGGCGGGGTGAATTGCCGGGTGAGGCGATTATCCAGACATATAACCCGGATCATTACAGTATCACTGCCGCCGCCGCTCATGATTGTGACCGTTTTTATCTCAGCGAAATGCCGGTGAGGCGGTCTTTGGGATACCCTCCTTTCAGTCACCTGGCCAGACTCCTGTTTACCCATGAGGATGAAGAAGAGGTAAAAAAAGGAGCCGGGCAGGCTAAAGAAACGCTGAAAAACATTTTGGCTGGCAGTGGTAAAAATATTTCTGTTCTTGGGCCGGCTCCCGCGCCGTTAAGCAAGATAAAAGACAGATACCGCTGGCAGTTGGTCATTAAGGCCTCCCGCCGTGATTTGCTAAGAGATGTGATTAGAGAAAGCCTGTCCTCATTAGAAAAGGGGCCTTCATCTATCAGACCTGTGGTTAATGTGGATATTAACCCGCAGGGGATGATGTAA
- a CDS encoding PAS domain-containing sensor histidine kinase — MNKEQLYTTNQQLLDIIDFLPDATLVIDRDKKVVAWNRAIEEMTGVSKADIMGKGEYAYAIPFYGESRPILIDLIFLDDLATGRKYKNLVREGNTIYGEVFIQLPFKKNEVYLWGKASPLFDSEGNLVGAIESIRDITERKQSEKDLRKITERKQMEETLRLSEERFFKAFNAGPNPLAISVIANGRLINVNNNFINLFGYSRQEVIGNTVIDLNIYVDLADRAKIIRTVMEQGVVQNLEVNFRMKSGEVLTCLFSAEIIELNGEQCLLSVINDITERKQIEKEMARLERLNLVGEMAAGIGHEIRNPMTTVRGFLQMYKRKDSFAQYKDNFDLMIEELDRANSIITEFLTLARNKPVDLKSQNLNHIVRTIFPLIQADALNTDKNIELDLVEIPDILLDEKEIRQMVLNLVRNGLEAMTAGGKLIIRTLIVNDDVVLLVRDQGGGIAPDIIEKLGTPFFTTKEYGTGLGLAVCYSIANRHNAKIEVDTGSTGTTFSVRFMQNSQE; from the coding sequence TTGAATAAAGAACAACTTTACACTACCAATCAACAGCTTTTGGACATAATAGATTTTCTACCTGACGCTACACTGGTCATTGATCGGGATAAGAAGGTAGTTGCCTGGAATAGGGCTATTGAAGAAATGACCGGTGTGAGCAAGGCGGATATCATGGGTAAAGGTGAGTACGCATACGCCATACCTTTTTATGGGGAGTCAAGGCCGATTTTAATAGATCTGATATTTTTAGACGACTTGGCAACCGGGCGAAAATATAAGAACTTGGTTAGAGAGGGAAACACAATTTACGGAGAGGTCTTTATTCAACTGCCATTTAAGAAAAATGAAGTATATTTATGGGGAAAGGCGTCACCTCTTTTTGACAGCGAAGGCAACCTGGTCGGAGCCATTGAATCCATCCGCGACATTACCGAGCGCAAGCAATCTGAGAAGGACTTAAGGAAAATCACTGAAAGAAAGCAGATGGAGGAAACTCTACGTTTATCCGAAGAACGGTTTTTTAAAGCTTTTAATGCCGGTCCTAATCCACTGGCTATCAGTGTGATCGCAAATGGGCGGTTAATTAACGTCAATAACAATTTTATTAACCTTTTCGGTTATTCGCGTCAGGAAGTGATCGGTAACACGGTTATAGATCTGAATATTTATGTTGATCTTGCAGACCGCGCAAAAATAATAAGAACAGTCATGGAACAGGGAGTTGTTCAAAACCTTGAAGTAAACTTTCGTATGAAGTCAGGAGAAGTACTAACTTGTCTGTTTTCTGCGGAAATCATTGAACTCAACGGCGAGCAATGTTTGCTAAGTGTCATTAATGATATCACCGAGCGCAAACAGATTGAAAAAGAAATGGCCCGTTTGGAACGCCTGAACCTGGTTGGAGAAATGGCCGCTGGTATCGGCCACGAAATTAGAAACCCCATGACAACCGTGCGTGGTTTCCTGCAAATGTACAAAAGAAAAGATTCGTTCGCACAATATAAAGATAACTTTGATTTAATGATCGAGGAACTAGACCGGGCTAATTCAATAATTACCGAGTTTCTAACTTTGGCAAGAAACAAGCCGGTCGATTTAAAATCACAGAATCTTAACCACATAGTGCGGACTATCTTTCCTTTAATTCAGGCGGATGCTCTGAATACTGACAAAAATATTGAATTGGATCTGGTGGAGATTCCAGATATACTCCTTGATGAAAAGGAAATACGCCAAATGGTTCTTAACCTTGTTCGCAATGGACTTGAGGCAATGACAGCCGGTGGGAAATTGATCATAAGAACTCTTATTGTTAATGATGACGTTGTATTATTGGTGCGGGATCAAGGGGGAGGCATTGCTCCTGACATAATTGAAAAACTGGGCACTCCCTTTTTCACTACTAAAGAATATGGCACAGGTTTAGGTTTGGCGGTCTGCTACAGTATAGCAAACAGACACAATGCTAAAATTGAGGTGGACACTGGTTCCACGGGGACAACATTTAGTGTTCGCTTTATGCAAAATAGTCAAGAGTAA
- the rsgA gene encoding ribosome small subunit-dependent GTPase A yields MNKINLYNIGLTERYAQEATMYGDNLFLARISIQHKDMYKVITEGGEINAKVSGKLGYSASASAEYPAVGDWVLVDRTDEKNGYAIIHYILTRKSCFERKAAGTGHERQIIAANIDTVFICMSLNKDYNLRRIERYLSIAWDSMAIPVIVLTKSDLCEDINDKLVEIESVAPGVDVVVTSCMNDGGYTDLLMYFDKGKTIAFIGSSGVGKSTLINRLMGEEVLATKEIRGDGKGRHTTTHRQLLMLPDGGVVIDTPGMRELQVLDADLTKSFNDIEKLAEGCYFRDCRHESEPGCAVRKAIEDGTLSAGRYENYKKLQREMVFEERKNTMTAARAQKQKMIDMIGSLETYKQLRKNIKKNKGNR; encoded by the coding sequence ATGAATAAAATAAATTTATATAATATAGGGCTTACCGAACGATATGCTCAAGAAGCCACAATGTATGGCGACAATCTCTTTTTAGCGAGAATCTCAATACAGCATAAAGATATGTACAAAGTCATAACCGAGGGTGGAGAGATTAACGCTAAGGTTTCAGGAAAGCTCGGCTATTCGGCATCCGCTTCGGCAGAATATCCTGCCGTGGGTGATTGGGTATTGGTTGACCGAACCGATGAAAAGAACGGTTACGCGATAATACATTACATTCTCACACGGAAGAGCTGTTTTGAGCGGAAAGCGGCCGGGACGGGACATGAGCGTCAAATTATTGCCGCCAATATTGATACGGTGTTCATCTGTATGTCTCTTAATAAAGACTATAACCTGCGACGTATTGAGAGGTATCTTTCGATCGCCTGGGACAGCATGGCGATACCGGTAATCGTACTGACAAAGTCCGATTTGTGTGAGGATATCAATGATAAGCTCGTAGAAATAGAATCCGTTGCGCCAGGCGTGGATGTAGTTGTGACTTCATGTATGAATGACGGCGGTTACACTGACTTGCTTATGTATTTTGACAAGGGAAAAACTATAGCTTTCATTGGCTCGTCAGGTGTAGGCAAGTCCACTCTGATAAATAGGCTTATGGGCGAGGAAGTGCTTGCCACAAAGGAAATCAGGGGGGACGGTAAGGGCAGGCACACCACCACCCATAGACAACTGCTCATGCTGCCTGATGGCGGAGTAGTGATCGACACACCGGGAATGAGAGAACTTCAGGTATTAGACGCCGATTTGACAAAGTCTTTTAATGACATTGAGAAATTGGCCGAAGGATGCTATTTCAGGGATTGCAGGCATGAGTCCGAACCGGGTTGCGCAGTGAGGAAAGCCATTGAGGATGGAACGTTAAGCGCTGGGCGATATGAAAACTACAAGAAGCTTCAGCGGGAGATGGTTTTTGAGGAACGCAAAAACACAATGACTGCCGCGCGGGCGCAGAAGCAAAAAATGATAGACATGATAGGGTCCCTTGAAACGTATAAGCAGTTGCGGAAAAACATCAAAAAGAACAAAGGAAACAGATAA
- the lepB gene encoding signal peptidase I, whose product MESKIKEVLFDWIKTIVIAVILSLAVRTYVAEAKWIPSESMLPTLKVGDHLIIDKLFYKLNGTRGINRGDIVVFNPPESADLNEKVLIKRVIGLPGETISIKGGLVYINGKQLDEPYILEKPNTDFAPFMVPDNELFVMGDNRNNSYDSRFWGPVSLANIIGKAEFRYYPINEIGTLAPKV is encoded by the coding sequence ATGGAATCTAAAATAAAGGAAGTATTGTTTGATTGGATAAAAACTATTGTGATAGCGGTTATTTTATCTTTAGCCGTCAGAACTTACGTTGCCGAGGCAAAATGGATCCCAAGTGAATCCATGCTTCCGACTTTAAAAGTTGGAGATCACTTGATAATAGATAAACTCTTTTACAAGCTCAACGGAACAAGGGGGATTAATCGCGGCGATATTGTAGTTTTCAATCCTCCCGAATCTGCTGATTTAAACGAAAAAGTTTTAATAAAGAGGGTAATTGGTTTGCCCGGTGAGACAATTTCAATAAAAGGCGGGTTAGTTTACATTAACGGAAAGCAGCTTGACGAACCATATATCCTGGAAAAACCCAATACTGATTTTGCTCCTTTTATGGTACCTGACAATGAATTGTTTGTGATGGGAGACAATCGCAATAACAGCTATGATAGTAGATTCTGGGGTCCGGTATCTCTTGCAAATATTATCGGCAAGGCAGAATTTCGCTATTATCCCATAAATGAAATTGGAACACTTGCCCCCAAAGTTTAA
- a CDS encoding MerR family transcriptional regulator — MGYTINQVAQLAGVTIRTLRYYDKIGLLTPSTRTEAGYRIYSQENVERLQQILFFRELDFPLAKIIEILNNPAFDRQDALKMQAEYLERKAQRYLKLSQLAKETLRNLEGGNKMEKEDMFKGFDYGKMMEGQKQYEDEVKERWGNTKAYKTSMAKTAKYTKEDWERINSAQMQNLKDLYNLYNAKVPHDDPRVQEVVDRSRRFISDNFYECSLEIWSGLGKMYVSDKRFTAYYDKFAPGLAAYYNDAIQHYCINKA, encoded by the coding sequence ATGGGTTATACGATCAACCAGGTTGCCCAACTTGCGGGAGTGACGATCAGAACTTTGCGATATTATGACAAAATTGGGCTGTTAACTCCGTCAACAAGGACAGAAGCAGGTTACAGAATTTACTCGCAAGAAAATGTGGAGAGACTTCAGCAGATACTTTTTTTTAGAGAACTTGATTTTCCTCTTGCGAAAATTATTGAGATACTCAATAATCCCGCATTTGACCGGCAAGACGCGCTAAAAATGCAGGCTGAATATCTCGAAAGGAAAGCACAAAGATACTTGAAATTGTCTCAGCTTGCCAAAGAAACATTAAGAAATTTAGAGGGAGGCAATAAAATGGAAAAAGAGGATATGTTTAAAGGTTTTGACTATGGAAAAATGATGGAGGGACAAAAACAATACGAAGATGAGGTAAAAGAGCGTTGGGGAAACACTAAGGCGTATAAGACATCGATGGCGAAAACAGCGAAGTATACCAAGGAAGATTGGGAACGCATAAACAGCGCGCAAATGCAAAACCTCAAAGATCTTTATAATTTGTACAATGCTAAAGTACCTCATGACGATCCCCGGGTACAGGAGGTAGTCGACAGGTCAAGGAGATTTATAAGTGATAATTTTTATGAATGTTCACTTGAAATCTGGAGCGGGTTGGGCAAGATGTATGTTTCCGACAAGAGATTTACCGCGTATTATGATAAATTCGCTCCCGGTCTTGCCGCATACTATAACGATGCTATCCAGCATTATTGTATTAATAAGGCATAA